From the Dunckerocampus dactyliophorus isolate RoL2022-P2 chromosome 12, RoL_Ddac_1.1, whole genome shotgun sequence genome, one window contains:
- the c1qtnf5 gene encoding complement C1q tumor necrosis factor-related protein 5, protein MLKLLFLLVLQAQLSVPLEDNKIPASLCTGHPGIPGSPGGHGSPGQPGRDGRDGRDAAPGEKGEKGDMGAPGEAGVQGLNGDRGDPGERGQKGEAGQCAVSPKSAFSAKVSEGRELPLPAGDTVLFDKILLNEQGDYNAETGRFTCKVPGVYYFAVHATVYRASLQFDLMKNGHAVASYFQFFGNWPKPASLSGGSLLHLVPGDQVWVQMALGEYNGFYSSTKTDSTFSGFLVYSDWKNSAVFA, encoded by the exons ATGCTCAAGCTGCTGTTCCTGCTCGTCCTCCAAGCGCAGCTTTCCGTTCCGTTGGAGGACAACAAGATCCCCGCCAGTCTCTGTACGGGCCACCCGGGCATCCCTGGCTCTCCAGGAGGTCACGGCAGCCCTGGTCAGCCGGGGAGAGACGGCCGGGATGGAAGGGACGCCGCTCCGGGGGAGAAGGGCGAGAAGGGGGACATGGGAGCTCCAG GTGAGGCAGGTGTGCAAGGCCTGAACGGAGACAGAGGTGACCCTGGAGAGCGAGGGCAGAAGGGTGAGGCGGGACAGTGTGCCGTGTCCCCCAAATCCGCCTTCAGCGCCAAAGTGTCGGAAGGCCGTGAACTACCCCTCCCGGCGGGCGACACGGTGCTCTTTGACAAGATCCTGCTCAACGAACAGGGCGACTACAACGCCGAGACGGGCCGCTTCACGTGCAAAGTTCCCGGAGTCTACTACTTTGCCGTGCACGCCACCGTCTACCGCGCCAGCCTGCAGTTTGACCTCATGAAAAACGGACACGCCGTGGCTTCCTATTTCCAGTTCTTCGGCAACTGGCCCAAACCGGCGTCGCTGTCGGGCGGGTCCTTGCTCCACCTGGTGCCTGGGGACCAGGTGTGGGTGCAGATGGCTCTGGGGGAGTACAATGGATTCTACTCCAGCACGAAGACAGACAGCACCTTCAGCGGCTTCCTGGTCTACTCGGACTGGAAAAACTCTGCAGTGTTTGCGTGA